One Opitutus sp. ER46 genomic region harbors:
- a CDS encoding HlyD family efflux transporter periplasmic adaptor subunit — translation MRPPPVCLAVAALALAGCAREPVTLVSAASAAPGAAAEGVAALGRIIPGDGVVELSAPYASTGGPSLIAEIKVRRGEAVKKGQVLAVLGSQPAALADLETARARVAVQEAALARVRAGAKPGAIAAQRATVEMRRAELEHARENLTRTSTLRRSAVAAEMDLEAATTQLTVAEKALAAALHEAEAMAEVRDVDVRQAEYELALARAEAVAAERRCDLSVLRSPLDGAVLEILRWPGELASGGTIMELAEVSRMGVEAFVYDSDVARVRRGADAVVAGPAFTGVLHGKVDEVGGVVMSSPTRAVNPDAPVDRRVVRVRIALDPADGARVAALNRHEVSVVIAR, via the coding sequence ATGAGGCCGCCTCCCGTGTGCCTTGCCGTCGCTGCGCTCGCGCTGGCGGGGTGTGCCCGCGAGCCGGTCACCCTGGTGAGCGCCGCGTCCGCCGCTCCCGGCGCCGCCGCGGAAGGCGTGGCGGCGTTGGGTCGCATCATTCCGGGCGACGGAGTCGTGGAACTGAGCGCGCCGTATGCATCCACCGGCGGCCCGTCGCTGATCGCCGAGATCAAGGTGCGTCGGGGCGAGGCGGTCAAAAAGGGGCAGGTTCTCGCGGTCCTCGGCTCGCAACCCGCCGCGCTCGCCGACCTCGAGACGGCGAGGGCGCGGGTGGCCGTCCAGGAAGCGGCGCTGGCGCGGGTGCGCGCCGGCGCCAAGCCCGGAGCGATCGCGGCGCAGCGGGCCACCGTGGAGATGCGGCGGGCGGAGCTGGAGCACGCGCGCGAAAACCTGACCCGCACGTCCACGCTTCGCCGCAGCGCGGTCGCGGCCGAAATGGATCTCGAGGCCGCGACGACGCAGTTGACCGTCGCGGAAAAGGCGCTCGCAGCCGCGCTGCACGAAGCGGAGGCGATGGCGGAAGTGCGGGACGTCGATGTGCGGCAGGCGGAGTACGAGCTCGCGTTGGCCCGTGCCGAGGCGGTGGCGGCGGAACGCCGTTGCGACCTTTCCGTGCTGCGCTCGCCACTCGATGGCGCCGTGCTCGAAATCCTGCGCTGGCCGGGTGAGTTGGCGAGCGGGGGAACGATCATGGAACTCGCGGAGGTGTCCCGGATGGGCGTCGAGGCCTTCGTGTACGACTCCGACGTGGCGCGGGTCCGTCGTGGCGCCGACGCGGTGGTGGCCGGTCCCGCCTTCACCGGGGTGCTGCACGGCAAGGTCGACGAGGTGGGTGGCGTCGTCATGTCCAGCCCGACGCGGGCCGTGAATCCGGACGCGCCGGTCGATCGCCGCGTCGTCCGGGTCCGCATCGCGCTCGACCCCGCGGATGGCGCCCGCGTCGCCGCGCTCAACCGGCACGAGGTCTCGGTCGTGATTGCGCGATGA
- the devC gene encoding ABC transporter permease DevC — MKGRLFPLGAPLSWLQLRSDPHRFATAVAGVAFAAVMMLFQLGLVHELFARAVALHERLNADLVMVGREYSSLAFSFPFAEERLYQSRGDAAVASVSRLYVAFMPWRNPATQQRQANVMVLAFRPDETPLALPDLVRQAALLKRVGTALYDRDARRNLGPVAELLQAQGPFYAELQQRRLQIAGTFALGPTFSIDASVAMSEETFLEQFSNRRGGLVDLGLIRLRPGRDPAAVARHLERRAGPDVRVLTKAELIRLEQKYWRERTPIGFTLLASMLVAFFVGAVVVYQILYGDVAEHLPEYATLKAIGFDDRFLVRLIIEQALTLSVVGMLPAVLAATGLSGIMHAVTGLTPAVTWSRFGVVFALTVGMCGIAGLLATRKLRHARPAEVF; from the coding sequence ATGAAGGGCCGGTTGTTTCCCCTCGGTGCGCCGCTGTCGTGGCTGCAGTTGCGGAGCGATCCCCACCGGTTCGCGACCGCGGTTGCGGGCGTCGCGTTCGCCGCCGTGATGATGCTGTTCCAGCTCGGTCTCGTGCACGAGCTCTTCGCGCGCGCCGTCGCCCTGCACGAGCGGCTGAACGCCGATCTCGTCATGGTGGGCCGCGAATACAGCTCGCTGGCGTTCAGTTTCCCGTTCGCCGAGGAGCGCTTGTACCAGAGTCGCGGCGACGCCGCGGTCGCGTCGGTTTCACGCTTGTACGTCGCGTTCATGCCCTGGCGGAACCCGGCCACCCAGCAGCGTCAGGCCAATGTGATGGTCCTGGCCTTCCGGCCGGATGAGACGCCGCTCGCGCTCCCGGACCTCGTCCGGCAGGCGGCGCTGCTGAAGCGCGTCGGCACCGCGCTCTACGATCGCGACGCGCGCCGCAATCTCGGTCCCGTGGCCGAGCTCCTCCAGGCGCAGGGGCCCTTCTATGCGGAGCTCCAGCAGCGCCGGCTCCAGATCGCCGGAACGTTCGCGCTCGGCCCGACCTTCTCGATCGATGCCAGCGTTGCCATGAGCGAAGAGACGTTCCTTGAGCAGTTTTCGAACCGGCGCGGCGGGCTGGTCGATCTGGGGCTCATCCGGCTCCGGCCCGGCCGCGACCCCGCGGCGGTCGCGCGCCACCTCGAGCGGCGCGCCGGCCCCGACGTGCGCGTCCTGACCAAGGCGGAGTTGATCCGGCTCGAGCAGAAATACTGGCGTGAGCGGACCCCAATCGGGTTTACGCTGCTCGCCTCGATGCTCGTCGCGTTTTTCGTCGGCGCCGTCGTCGTGTATCAGATCCTCTACGGCGACGTCGCGGAGCACCTGCCCGAATATGCGACGCTCAAGGCCATCGGTTTCGACGATCGTTTCCTGGTGCGGCTGATCATCGAGCAGGCGCTCACGTTGTCCGTGGTGGGCATGTTGCCGGCCGTGCTGGCCGCGACCGGCTTGAGCGGGATCATGCACGCCGTGACCGGCCTCACGCCGGCGGTGACGTGGAGCCGGTTCGGGGTGGTGTTCGCGCTCACGGTCGGCATGTGCGGCATCGCGGGCCTGCTCGCGACGCGGAAACTCCGGCACGCGCGGCCGGCGGAGGTGTTCTGA